The following coding sequences are from one Homalodisca vitripennis isolate AUS2020 chromosome 7, UT_GWSS_2.1, whole genome shotgun sequence window:
- the LOC124366205 gene encoding uncharacterized protein LOC124366205: MPSKTKQKSLANLYTVTGRISMIIIIETNYLAIDFYFHSDQICCHLWPQDVPQNLPEMLLMMPNLLRTYPIVTGALLSFLTWHIMYLDSAVPGINPPTPLSPVKYREISGADFHINYVFALLVGPLATALLYMGWV; this comes from the exons ATGCCTtcgaaaaccaaacaaaaatctTTGGCAAACCTTTACACGGTCACCGGCAGAATttcaatgataattattattgaaacaaaCTACTTGGCTAtcgatttttattttcattctgatCAAATCTGTTGTCATCTAT GGCCTCAAGATGTCCCACAAAACTTGCCGGAGATGCTACTGATGATGCCGAATCTGTTAAGAACATACCCAATAGTCACTGGTGCCTTGCTTAGCTTCTTGACTTGGCACATCATGTACCTGGACAGCGCAGTTCCTGGAATCAACCCTCCCACCCCACTCTCACCAGTCAAGTACAG AGAGATATCTGGTGCTGATTTCCACATCAATTACGTGTTTGCACTCCTGGTGGGGCCGTTGGCGACAGCACTACTCTACATGGGCTGGGTTTGA